One part of the Xylanimonas allomyrinae genome encodes these proteins:
- a CDS encoding RDD family protein, whose amino-acid sequence MYDGILIGEGVVLDARPASFVTRALGGLLDATATFVAFLLIGFFGGLTFETFGAQWAQVGGIVLVVVMFVGVPVTVETLTRGRSLGKLATGVRVVRDDGGPVRFRHAFIRAMVGVAELWMTLGGVALVVSLANAKGKRLGDLVAGTYAIRIRGGRGWQVPLQMAPELAGWARAADMRRLPDGLALAARRMIDRGPRLAPGSRIALADDLAGRVEPYVAPAPPPGTPPEAFLHAVLFERRDRELASALSERERAGEQAAALHRLPYAIPDPPH is encoded by the coding sequence GTGTACGACGGGATCCTCATCGGGGAGGGAGTGGTGCTCGACGCGCGCCCGGCGTCGTTCGTCACGCGCGCGCTCGGTGGCCTGCTGGACGCGACGGCGACGTTCGTGGCGTTCCTGCTCATCGGGTTCTTCGGCGGCCTGACCTTCGAGACGTTCGGTGCGCAGTGGGCCCAGGTGGGTGGCATCGTGCTCGTCGTCGTGATGTTCGTCGGTGTCCCCGTCACGGTCGAGACCCTCACCCGCGGCCGGTCCCTGGGCAAGCTCGCCACCGGCGTTCGCGTGGTACGCGACGACGGCGGCCCGGTCAGGTTCCGGCACGCGTTCATCCGGGCGATGGTCGGGGTGGCGGAGCTGTGGATGACCTTGGGGGGCGTGGCGCTGGTGGTGTCGCTCGCCAACGCCAAGGGCAAGCGCCTCGGCGACCTCGTGGCGGGCACGTATGCGATCCGCATCCGCGGCGGCAGGGGATGGCAGGTGCCGCTGCAGATGGCCCCCGAGCTCGCCGGTTGGGCCAGGGCCGCCGACATGCGTCGGCTGCCCGACGGCCTCGCGCTTGCCGCGCGGCGCATGATCGACCGCGGCCCACGGCTGGCGCCCGGGTCGCGCATCGCGCTCGCCGACGACCTCGCCGGGCGTGTCGAGCCCTACGTCGCCCCCGCCCCACCCCCGGGGACGCCGCCCGAGGCATTCCTGCACGCGGTGCTGTTCGAGCGCCGGGACCGCGAGCTGGCGAGCGCCCTGAGTGAGCGCGAACGCGCCGGCGAGCAGGCGGCGGCTCTGCACCGCCTGCCCTACGCCATCCCCGATCCGCCCCACTGA
- a CDS encoding acyltransferase family protein yields the protein MAVTLTPPVLGAVVQPRPAPDVVRPRPAPDVVQPRPAPGAAGRRDRFVDGVRALATLGIVAVHWLMPEATWDGQTLGIGNALGHGSAWTITWVLQVLPLLFFAAGASAAYQHTRLPGIGWGRVLGARLRCVARPVGAFAVAWAAAVGALLVSGVPDGAVWRLATMAPQLLWFLGVWVVLVALTPALLRAWRRWRWGALGVAVAAPLLVDLLRFGAGIDALGWANVILVWAVPFLAGAAYADAGTGRARRTAPAPARRLALGATAVLAFAALCALVVLGPYPPSLIGMPGDAISNLAPPTAPVVAQSVMQVAVVLLAREAITRWATGRGRRVVDTLARRAMTVYLWHLTAMFAVVAGVMLGLHERLPEPWSTDWWSTRPVWFGAFALALWGLVRVFGRFESRRGRSLRA from the coding sequence ATGGCCGTCACCCTGACCCCGCCCGTCCTCGGCGCCGTCGTCCAGCCCCGGCCGGCGCCCGACGTCGTCCGCCCGCGGCCGGCGCCCGACGTCGTCCAGCCCCGGCCGGCACCGGGCGCCGCCGGCCGGCGCGACCGGTTCGTCGACGGCGTGCGGGCGCTGGCGACGCTCGGGATCGTCGCCGTGCACTGGCTCATGCCCGAGGCCACGTGGGACGGGCAGACCCTGGGGATCGGCAACGCCCTCGGCCACGGGAGCGCATGGACGATCACCTGGGTGCTGCAGGTCCTGCCGCTGCTCTTCTTCGCCGCGGGCGCCTCGGCCGCCTACCAGCACACCCGCCTGCCCGGGATCGGGTGGGGCCGCGTGCTCGGCGCGCGGCTGCGCTGCGTCGCCCGGCCCGTGGGCGCGTTCGCCGTGGCGTGGGCTGCCGCGGTCGGCGCGCTGCTCGTCTCCGGCGTGCCCGACGGCGCGGTCTGGCGCCTGGCGACGATGGCGCCGCAGCTCCTGTGGTTCCTCGGGGTGTGGGTGGTGCTCGTCGCGCTCACCCCCGCGCTGCTGCGGGCCTGGCGACGCTGGCGGTGGGGCGCGCTGGGCGTCGCGGTCGCCGCGCCGCTCCTGGTCGACCTGCTGCGCTTCGGCGCCGGGATCGACGCCCTCGGCTGGGCCAACGTGATCCTCGTGTGGGCCGTGCCGTTCCTCGCCGGAGCGGCGTACGCCGACGCGGGAACCGGCCGCGCCCGGCGTACCGCACCGGCCCCGGCACGCCGGCTCGCGCTCGGCGCCACCGCCGTGCTCGCGTTCGCCGCGCTCTGCGCCCTGGTCGTGCTCGGCCCCTACCCGCCGAGCCTGATCGGCATGCCCGGCGACGCGATCTCCAACCTCGCACCGCCGACGGCGCCCGTCGTGGCCCAGTCCGTCATGCAGGTCGCCGTCGTGCTGCTCGCACGGGAGGCGATCACCCGGTGGGCGACCGGGCGCGGCCGCCGCGTCGTCGACACGCTGGCGCGCCGGGCGATGACCGTCTACCTGTGGCACCTCACCGCGATGTTCGCCGTCGTCGCCGGGGTGATGCTCGGGCTGCACGAACGGCTCCCGGAGCCGTGGAGCACCGACTGGTGGTCCACCCGGCCGGTCTGGTTCGGCGCGTTCGCGCTGGCCCTGTGGGGCCTCGTGCGCGTATTCGGCCGGTTCGAGTCCCGGCGGGGGCGCTCGCTGCGCGCCTGA
- a CDS encoding response regulator, translating to MRVVVAEDSAILRDGLVALLARRGHEVSAVGDGEALVREVEQQATAGSLPDVVVTDIRMPPTFTDEGMRAATALRAAHPGLPVLVFSQYIETRYAGQLLAAGAGGVGYLLKERVADVRDFLDALGRVADGQTVLDPEVVTQLMGASSAGDPGLARLTPREREVLGLMAEGRSNGAIAERLYLSYGAVEKNVASIFAKLGLEADAADHRRVLAVLRYLGA from the coding sequence CTGCGCGTCGTGGTCGCCGAGGACTCGGCGATCCTGCGCGACGGGCTCGTCGCCCTGCTCGCGCGCCGCGGGCACGAGGTGTCGGCGGTGGGCGACGGCGAGGCCCTCGTGCGCGAGGTCGAGCAGCAGGCCACAGCCGGGTCGCTGCCCGACGTCGTCGTCACCGACATCCGCATGCCGCCGACGTTCACCGACGAGGGCATGCGTGCCGCGACGGCGCTGCGCGCGGCGCACCCCGGCCTGCCCGTGCTCGTCTTCTCCCAGTACATCGAGACCCGGTACGCCGGCCAGCTCCTGGCCGCCGGCGCGGGAGGTGTCGGCTACCTGCTCAAGGAACGCGTCGCCGACGTGCGTGACTTCCTCGACGCGCTCGGCCGGGTCGCGGACGGCCAGACCGTGCTGGACCCCGAGGTGGTCACCCAGCTCATGGGGGCGTCGTCGGCGGGGGACCCGGGGCTCGCACGCCTGACGCCACGCGAGCGCGAGGTGCTCGGGCTGATGGCCGAGGGCCGCTCCAACGGCGCGATCGCCGAGCGGCTGTACCTGTCGTACGGCGCGGTCGAGAAGAACGTCGCCTCGATCTTCGCCAAGCTCGGTCTGGAGGCCGACGCCGCGGACCACCGGCGCGTCCTGGCGGTGCTGCGGTACCTGGGCGCCTGA
- a CDS encoding sensor histidine kinase, producing MLSPAVRSIAYYTVAELLTNIVKHAGASGAYVLVDLPDPHTLHLRVRDDGCGGAVVVTGGTDGRRTGLAGLTERVATVDGAFHLTSPPDGPTVVDVTLPTQTRP from the coding sequence GTGCTGTCCCCTGCGGTGCGGTCGATCGCCTACTACACGGTCGCCGAGCTGCTGACGAACATCGTCAAGCACGCCGGGGCGAGCGGGGCCTACGTGCTCGTCGACCTCCCCGACCCGCACACGCTGCACCTGCGCGTGCGCGACGACGGGTGCGGCGGCGCCGTCGTCGTCACCGGCGGGACCGACGGACGCCGCACCGGCCTGGCCGGGCTCACCGAGCGCGTCGCGACGGTCGACGGCGCGTTCCACCTGACCAGCCCGCCCGATGGCCCTACCGTGGTCGACGTGACACTGCCGACCCAGACGCGCCCATGA
- a CDS encoding sensor histidine kinase → MIPTALSGRTWREYGYLWLALLLAPFGLAYFLLVPATASGLVVTVAGLFAPGGLVLGARGWAAAYRGLAAGMLDEPIADPPPFVRPRGFWRSLSAMLFDGTGWRALLFLIVVFPLSIPAFVISTTFLAVGLGGLTYGVWWRFLPLQTMTDGTQHRGFSIMAGDWYWFADTPPRIGVVALGGLAFLVIWPFLNRGFASLFRLLSRGLLGPTAGSIRVAQLRASRAAAVEDAEARLRRIERDLHDGTQARLVAVAMQLGEAREHLAPGGDPALAAGLIDTAHTSTKDALTELREIARASTRRPSTTASPSRSRRSPRAPRCPSRSTSTRPSRPPACCPLRCGRSPTTRSPSC, encoded by the coding sequence ATGATCCCCACCGCCCTGTCCGGCCGCACCTGGCGCGAGTACGGGTATCTGTGGCTCGCGCTGCTGCTCGCGCCGTTCGGGCTGGCGTACTTCCTGCTCGTGCCCGCGACCGCCTCGGGCCTGGTCGTCACGGTGGCGGGACTGTTCGCCCCCGGCGGGCTGGTGCTCGGCGCCCGGGGCTGGGCCGCCGCCTACCGGGGCCTGGCCGCCGGCATGCTGGACGAGCCGATCGCCGACCCGCCCCCGTTCGTGCGGCCGCGCGGCTTCTGGCGCTCGCTGAGCGCGATGCTGTTCGACGGCACCGGGTGGCGGGCGCTGCTGTTCCTGATCGTGGTGTTCCCGCTGTCGATCCCGGCCTTCGTCATCTCGACCACGTTCCTCGCGGTCGGCCTGGGCGGGCTCACCTACGGGGTGTGGTGGCGGTTCTTGCCGTTGCAGACCATGACGGACGGCACGCAGCACCGCGGCTTCTCGATCATGGCGGGTGACTGGTACTGGTTCGCCGACACACCCCCGCGGATCGGCGTCGTCGCGCTCGGCGGGCTCGCGTTCCTCGTCATCTGGCCGTTCCTCAACCGCGGCTTCGCCAGCCTGTTCCGCCTGCTGTCGCGCGGGCTGCTCGGCCCGACGGCGGGCTCGATCCGTGTCGCCCAGCTGCGCGCCTCGCGCGCCGCCGCCGTCGAGGACGCCGAGGCCAGGCTGCGCCGCATCGAACGCGACCTGCACGACGGCACGCAGGCCCGCCTGGTCGCGGTCGCCATGCAGCTGGGCGAGGCACGCGAGCACCTGGCACCGGGCGGCGACCCGGCGCTCGCCGCGGGGCTGATCGACACCGCCCACACCTCCACCAAGGACGCGCTCACCGAGCTGCGCGAGATCGCCCGGGCATCCACCCGCCGGCCCTCGACGACGGCCTCGCCGTCGCGCTCGAGACGCTCGCCGCGCGCACCCCGCTGCCCGTCACGGTCGACGTCGACCCGGCCGTCGAGACCCCCGGCGTGCTGTCCCCTGCGGTGCGGTCGATCGCCTACTACACGGTCGCCGAGCTGCTGA
- the ahcY gene encoding adenosylhomocysteinase, with amino-acid sequence MPTTAPLPPARPDSPGFDEAPGRYKVRSLALAESGRHQIRLAEHEMPGLMALRAEFGESQPLAGARIAGSLHMTVQTAVLIETLVALGAEVRWASCNIFSTQDEAAAAVAVGPHGTPSDPQGVPVFAWKGETLEEYWDCTEQILVWPSTNGEEGRTGPNMILDDGGDATMLVHLGLQYERAGVVPPNTLPGEPDHTHEMNVVRDLLRRALEADPLRWTEVAVGIKGVTEETTTGVHRLYHLAEAGELLFPAINVNDSVTKSKFDNKYGIRHSLPDGINRATDILIGGKVAFVAGYGDVGKGAAEAFRGQGARVIVSEIDPICALQAAMDGFQVARIEDVLDEADFFITTTGNKDVVLAEHIAAMKDKAVVGNIGHFDNEIDMAGLERVPGIVKTEIKPQVHEWTFPDGKSVIVLSEGRLLNLGNATGHPSFVMSNSFSNQTIAQIELFLDAAKPEGERTYGRQVYRLPKVLDEKVARTHLDALGVRLTELSKEQAEYIGVPVEGPYKPEHYRY; translated from the coding sequence GTGCCCACGACTGCGCCGCTTCCGCCCGCGCGCCCGGACTCGCCTGGCTTCGACGAGGCTCCCGGCCGCTACAAGGTCCGCTCCCTCGCGCTGGCCGAGTCCGGCCGCCACCAGATCCGCCTCGCCGAGCACGAGATGCCCGGCCTCATGGCGCTGCGCGCCGAGTTCGGCGAGTCCCAGCCGCTCGCGGGCGCCCGCATCGCCGGCTCGCTGCACATGACGGTCCAGACCGCCGTCCTCATCGAGACGCTCGTCGCGCTCGGCGCCGAGGTGCGTTGGGCGTCGTGCAACATCTTCTCCACGCAGGACGAGGCGGCCGCCGCCGTCGCCGTCGGGCCGCACGGCACGCCGTCGGACCCGCAGGGCGTCCCGGTGTTCGCCTGGAAGGGCGAGACGCTCGAGGAGTACTGGGACTGCACCGAGCAGATCCTCGTGTGGCCGTCGACGAACGGCGAGGAGGGGCGCACCGGCCCCAACATGATCCTCGACGACGGCGGCGACGCGACCATGCTGGTCCACCTCGGGCTGCAGTACGAGCGCGCCGGCGTCGTGCCGCCGAACACGCTGCCGGGCGAGCCCGACCACACGCACGAGATGAACGTCGTGCGCGACCTGCTGCGCCGCGCCCTGGAGGCGGACCCGCTGCGCTGGACCGAGGTCGCCGTCGGCATCAAGGGCGTCACGGAGGAGACGACGACGGGCGTGCACCGCCTGTACCACCTGGCCGAGGCGGGCGAGCTGCTGTTCCCTGCCATCAACGTCAACGACTCGGTGACCAAGTCGAAGTTCGACAACAAGTACGGCATCCGGCACTCGCTGCCCGACGGGATCAACCGCGCCACCGACATCCTCATCGGCGGCAAGGTCGCGTTCGTCGCCGGCTACGGCGACGTCGGCAAGGGCGCCGCGGAGGCGTTCCGCGGCCAGGGTGCGCGCGTCATCGTCTCGGAGATCGACCCGATCTGCGCGCTGCAGGCCGCGATGGACGGCTTCCAGGTCGCCCGCATCGAGGACGTCCTGGACGAGGCCGACTTCTTCATCACGACCACGGGCAACAAGGACGTCGTCCTCGCCGAGCACATCGCGGCGATGAAGGACAAGGCCGTCGTCGGCAACATCGGCCACTTCGACAACGAGATCGACATGGCCGGCCTCGAGCGGGTGCCGGGGATCGTCAAGACCGAGATCAAGCCTCAGGTGCACGAGTGGACGTTCCCGGACGGGAAGTCGGTCATCGTGTTGTCTGAGGGGCGCCTGCTCAACCTGGGCAACGCGACCGGGCACCCGTCGTTCGTCATGTCGAACTCGTTCTCCAACCAGACGATCGCGCAGATCGAGCTGTTCCTCGACGCGGCCAAGCCCGAGGGGGAGCGCACCTACGGGCGCCAGGTGTACCGCCTGCCCAAGGTGCTCGACGAGAAGGTGGCCCGCACGCACCTGGACGCCCTGGGCGTGCGCCTCACGGAGCTGTCGAAGGAGCAGGCCGAGTACATCGGCGTCCCGGTCGAGGGCCCCTACAAGCCGGAGCACTACCGGTACTGA
- a CDS encoding peptidase yields MSTLVLAGALATVPVASAVADTYPATEYNATVSDSAPSVGTPFTVTATGPVGNHELTLTITSSTLTDSQIQIAGTKSLTKPAVNGVATFQVTLAAEGTCDLAVYDAAGKEISRQTITTDGAAAAAKGAAAGTNASAAGDALPRTGAPSLELAGLAGALALAGAGAVGLASARRRRFARA; encoded by the coding sequence TTGAGCACCCTCGTTCTGGCCGGAGCGCTCGCCACGGTGCCCGTCGCGAGCGCCGTCGCCGACACCTACCCCGCGACCGAGTACAACGCCACCGTCTCCGACTCGGCTCCCTCCGTCGGCACGCCATTCACCGTGACCGCCACCGGCCCCGTCGGCAACCACGAGCTGACGCTGACCATCACGAGCTCGACACTGACCGACTCGCAGATCCAGATCGCCGGGACCAAGTCGCTGACCAAGCCGGCCGTCAACGGCGTCGCCACGTTCCAGGTCACCCTGGCGGCCGAGGGCACGTGCGACCTTGCCGTCTACGACGCCGCCGGCAAGGAGATCAGCCGCCAGACGATCACCACGGACGGTGCCGCTGCGGCCGCCAAGGGCGCCGCGGCCGGCACGAACGCGTCCGCGGCTGGTGACGCCCTGCCCAGGACGGGTGCGCCGAGCCTTGAGCTCGCCGGACTGGCCGGAGCGCTCGCGCTGGCCGGCGCCGGCGCCGTCGGCCTCGCGTCCGCCCGGCGTCGCCGCTTCGCGCGCGCCTGA
- a CDS encoding sugar transferase: MSGTSADYVVVSVCLGVLWFVALSIADTRDPRLMGTGMDEYALVVNVTLGFFGLIAVVSYLTKFELARGYVALALPAGCALLVVWRWAVRQTLVTERTQGRARTRALVVGGHGTVTHIVNELTRNAWAPYHVVGACVPDGDEDALAGRVPIVGTIADAARAAREANVEAVLVTGSDEITPAILKRLAWDLEPTGTDLLLASALTDVAGSRVHRRPAPGLSLQYVEAPRFAGAELALKRTFDIVVGMLLVVVTSVPLVVTAVAVKATSKGPVLFRQQRVGQDGRPFTMLKFRSMAADAEARLAEVLGGEVGVFYKPKHDPG; encoded by the coding sequence ATGTCGGGTACGAGCGCCGACTACGTCGTCGTCTCGGTGTGCCTCGGCGTGCTCTGGTTCGTCGCGCTCAGCATCGCCGACACGCGCGACCCGCGCCTCATGGGCACCGGCATGGACGAGTACGCCCTCGTCGTGAACGTGACCCTCGGCTTCTTCGGTCTGATCGCGGTCGTCTCCTACCTGACCAAGTTCGAGCTCGCCCGCGGATACGTCGCGCTGGCGCTGCCTGCCGGCTGCGCGCTGCTGGTGGTGTGGCGATGGGCCGTGCGGCAGACGCTCGTCACCGAGCGCACCCAGGGCCGAGCCCGCACCCGCGCACTGGTCGTCGGAGGGCACGGCACGGTCACCCACATCGTCAACGAGCTCACACGCAACGCGTGGGCTCCCTACCACGTGGTGGGGGCCTGCGTGCCGGACGGCGACGAGGACGCGCTCGCGGGGCGCGTACCCATCGTGGGCACCATCGCCGACGCCGCCCGCGCGGCGCGCGAGGCCAACGTCGAAGCCGTCCTCGTCACCGGCTCCGACGAGATCACCCCCGCGATCCTCAAACGGCTCGCGTGGGACCTCGAACCCACCGGGACCGACCTGCTGCTCGCCTCGGCACTCACCGACGTCGCCGGCTCGCGTGTGCACCGGCGCCCGGCACCCGGGCTCTCCTTGCAGTACGTCGAGGCGCCGCGCTTCGCCGGTGCCGAGCTCGCGCTCAAGCGCACCTTCGACATCGTTGTCGGGATGCTCCTCGTCGTGGTGACCTCGGTGCCGCTGGTCGTGACCGCCGTCGCGGTCAAGGCGACCAGCAAAGGGCCTGTGCTGTTCCGGCAGCAGCGTGTGGGCCAGGACGGCCGGCCCTTCACGATGCTGAAGTTCCGCTCCATGGCCGCCGACGCCGAGGCGCGGCTCGCCGAGGTGCTCGGCGGCGAGGTCGGGGTGTTCTACAAGCCCAAGCACGACCCCGGGTGA
- a CDS encoding sugar transferase, translated as MTAVGRVIRKYSLDELPQLFNVVGGSMSLVGPRPQVPLEVAQYDAEIGRRLLVKPGMTGLWQVSGRNDLTLEESVRLDLYYVENWSMATDLIILAKTFRAVVGHGAY; from the coding sequence GTGACGGCCGTGGGGCGGGTCATCCGCAAGTACTCGCTCGACGAGCTGCCGCAGCTCTTCAACGTCGTGGGCGGGTCGATGTCCCTGGTCGGTCCCCGCCCGCAGGTGCCCCTGGAGGTCGCGCAGTACGACGCCGAGATCGGCCGCCGGCTGCTCGTGAAGCCGGGCATGACCGGCCTGTGGCAGGTGAGCGGACGCAACGACCTCACGCTCGAGGAGAGCGTGCGGCTGGACCTGTACTACGTGGAGAACTGGTCGATGGCGACCGACCTGATCATCCTCGCCAAGACGTTCCGAGCGGTGGTGGGGCATGGCGCCTACTAA
- a CDS encoding glycosyltransferase, producing MILSTADFDSPVWTNKQHLARGLAASRDVYYIESLGLRAPRLRAADIRRALDRLRGRRSSALRHHRPKGLVVLSPLVIPFHGLRAVRTINRLLLRMFVTSRLPKGAVFWTFSPVDYEMGDEFSGLVYHSVDLVHETPGTPRDTLLASERSLIERADAVVASSKVVAEHLAHLGAADVHLWENVAQTELFSAVHREREDRAVFAGNLTPVKVDFDLLLGVLDSGVKLDLAGPISIDGQGLGAAGEKVLAHPNARYRGLLSLDELADLFARARVGLIPYELNRYTDGVFPMKVYEYLSAGLRVVATPLPSLAGLEAKGLETAPREQFGDRVLDAMNDRDVRNAELRSQAAQARSWTHRTAQADELVEALAARAARRPVPGEAGASRRLSRHGRALGKTGES from the coding sequence GTGATTCTTTCGACCGCCGACTTCGACAGCCCGGTGTGGACCAACAAGCAGCACCTGGCTCGCGGGCTCGCAGCCTCGCGGGACGTGTACTACATCGAGTCGCTGGGACTGCGGGCTCCGCGCCTGCGCGCCGCCGACATCCGCCGGGCGCTCGACCGCCTTCGCGGACGCCGGTCGTCGGCTCTGCGGCACCACAGGCCTAAAGGACTCGTGGTGCTCTCTCCGCTCGTCATCCCCTTCCATGGACTGAGAGCCGTCCGAACGATCAACCGCCTCCTCCTGCGGATGTTCGTGACCTCCCGCCTCCCGAAGGGCGCGGTGTTCTGGACGTTCTCACCGGTCGACTATGAAATGGGTGACGAGTTCTCAGGACTCGTCTACCACTCGGTCGACCTCGTCCACGAGACTCCCGGCACGCCACGCGACACCCTTCTCGCGTCGGAGCGTTCTCTGATCGAGCGGGCCGACGCAGTCGTCGCCAGCTCCAAGGTGGTGGCCGAGCACCTGGCTCACCTCGGGGCCGCCGACGTGCACCTGTGGGAGAACGTCGCGCAGACGGAACTGTTCTCCGCCGTTCACCGGGAGCGCGAGGATCGCGCGGTCTTCGCCGGCAACCTGACTCCCGTCAAGGTGGACTTCGATCTGCTGCTCGGCGTACTCGACTCGGGCGTGAAGCTCGACCTGGCCGGCCCCATCTCCATCGACGGGCAGGGCCTCGGCGCGGCCGGCGAGAAGGTTCTGGCCCACCCGAACGCCCGCTATCGGGGCCTGCTCTCGCTCGACGAGCTCGCGGACCTCTTCGCGCGGGCCAGGGTCGGGCTGATCCCCTACGAGCTCAACAGGTACACGGACGGCGTCTTCCCCATGAAGGTCTACGAGTACCTCTCTGCCGGGCTGCGCGTGGTCGCCACGCCCCTGCCGAGCCTCGCCGGTCTCGAAGCCAAGGGCCTTGAGACCGCGCCCCGAGAACAGTTCGGCGACCGCGTCCTCGACGCGATGAACGACCGAGACGTACGCAATGCAGAGCTGCGTTCGCAGGCAGCACAGGCCCGGTCGTGGACGCACCGGACAGCCCAGGCCGACGAGCTCGTCGAGGCACTGGCCGCTCGAGCGGCCAGAAGGCCCGTCCCAGGAGAGGCGGGGGCCTCCCGTCGCCTCTCCCGTCACGGGCGCGCGCTCGGCAAGACCGGTGAGTCGTGA
- a CDS encoding lipopolysaccharide biosynthesis protein yields MATERRTAPTWVQFRGIIAYSLGPVLGLASGPILARVMGPEGRGEFATIMQPLTVAGALAGLGVPAATTYFIASRRNSPTAAYRRGLCVVSVPSLAVFAFMVWYSGVVSETQPIARYILVLAWTQVVAQAVVSVRRGYWQGLAGWAVLDRERSVFAVLRFAAIAVLALIGVSAASLFAAGALAAFVVAAALLWSPVPNVPARAPARGAGPTSESDGLRPFLLYSLATSAGTICIAANSRLDQMLMPGQVSSREIGLYAVAVTVAEVPLILATLAGRDALQMSGAGASARDIARHSALHLGLMAGLALLLGTCGAWYVPIVFGRGFEAAVPVVTVLSIASVLNGVAVVIGAVINGRGRPTLGSAIPIAGLLVTLVGFASMWGHVDAWVSGLIGLASQGVSAAVALVVLATPRRTRVRQKDKGVPA; encoded by the coding sequence ATGGCGACCGAACGACGTACGGCACCCACGTGGGTGCAGTTCCGCGGCATCATCGCCTACAGCCTCGGGCCCGTTCTTGGACTGGCGAGCGGGCCGATCCTCGCTCGGGTCATGGGGCCCGAGGGACGCGGGGAGTTCGCCACGATCATGCAGCCGCTGACGGTCGCGGGCGCCCTCGCCGGGCTGGGGGTCCCGGCCGCGACGACGTACTTCATCGCGAGCCGCAGGAACTCGCCCACCGCCGCATATCGGCGCGGGCTGTGCGTCGTCAGCGTGCCGAGCCTGGCCGTGTTCGCCTTCATGGTCTGGTACTCCGGCGTCGTCTCCGAGACGCAACCGATCGCCCGCTACATCCTGGTGCTCGCCTGGACACAGGTGGTCGCGCAGGCGGTCGTCTCCGTCCGCCGGGGCTACTGGCAAGGTCTCGCAGGCTGGGCGGTCCTCGACCGCGAACGGTCGGTCTTCGCGGTGCTGCGCTTCGCAGCCATCGCCGTCCTGGCACTGATCGGGGTCAGTGCCGCAAGCCTCTTCGCCGCGGGAGCGCTGGCGGCGTTCGTGGTGGCTGCGGCGCTCCTCTGGTCTCCCGTCCCGAACGTGCCGGCGCGGGCACCCGCGCGCGGGGCCGGACCCACCAGTGAGAGCGATGGCTTGCGACCGTTCTTGCTCTACTCGCTTGCGACGTCTGCAGGGACGATCTGTATCGCTGCGAACAGCAGGCTGGACCAGATGCTCATGCCTGGTCAGGTCTCGAGCCGCGAGATCGGCCTGTATGCGGTCGCCGTCACGGTGGCCGAGGTCCCTCTCATCCTCGCCACGCTCGCCGGTCGCGACGCTCTGCAGATGTCCGGTGCAGGGGCCTCGGCACGTGACATCGCCCGTCACTCCGCCCTTCACCTTGGCCTGATGGCAGGGCTCGCACTGCTCCTCGGGACGTGCGGCGCCTGGTACGTCCCGATCGTCTTCGGGCGCGGTTTCGAAGCCGCCGTGCCCGTCGTGACGGTTCTGAGCATCGCATCGGTCCTCAACGGTGTCGCAGTCGTCATCGGGGCGGTCATCAACGGACGTGGGCGTCCCACCCTCGGGTCCGCCATCCCGATTGCGGGGCTGCTCGTCACCCTGGTCGGTTTCGCCTCGATGTGGGGCCACGTCGACGCCTGGGTCAGCGGGCTGATCGGACTGGCGAGCCAGGGTGTCAGCGCGGCCGTCGCGCTGGTCGTCCTCGCGACTCCGCGACGAACACGCGTACGACAGAAAGACAAAGGGGTCCCAGCATGA